GTACACTTTTCACTCTCAAAAATTCAGCATCTCAGCAGTAAATTGAAATtgataaatgttttcattgttatTCTTGGGTTAGAAGATGAATATGTTGAATTTTTTGAAGCTGAAAAGTTCACAGTGAGTATTTTGTCGACAATGAAATTGAGTGGCTCACTGGAATTCCGGATGTGACTTGACTCGACCAAGCAGCTATGTGGACCGCTGCTATGTGCTACGCTGATCCACCACTCACGGTGGCCTCGGCCTGGCACAGCCTTGGGCAAAGTCACAAGTCGTGGAATATTTCTTGCAGATATTCAAACTGTTTCCCTCTGAAAATGGATTCATTTTCTgctttctgttttcatttgtctcatcaaaaaaagaaaaaaaaatacgtcatTGAAATAATACAaggactcagctggaaagcgttggcctcacaggttcaatcccggacccggccgccagtgtggagtttgcgtgttctcccccgtacctgcgcggcttttctccgggtgggcactccgatttcctcccgcatcccaaaaacatgcaatattaattaattggacactctaaattggcccgcggtgtgattgtgagtgcggctgtcgtctgcctccatgtgccctgcgattggctggcgaccagttcagggtgtaccccgcccgcctcctgcccgttgacagctgggatggataACCGATCTGATATTTCAAGGTGAATCTCTTGtgtaaaatgaaacaatgtCGCTAAAATAAAGAGTTTTAGATTTTAGAAATAGCGATCCATTGTCGGGTGCTTGTTGTCATTCCCGCGCAGACGCACGCACAAAAGTTGTTGACGTGAAATGCGGACAGCCGGCGTGGGGCGTCCGGCGGCGCGTGTTTTGTCTGGCCGGGTTGTTGTTGTCGTGTTTCTGTGCCGGCTCAGCAAATTTGGCCAGCGGCGTTTATCCCGAGATTAGACGCGCACAAAAGCGCCGTCACAACACCGGCGCCGGTCCGGGTATATGTATATGCGTATACGTGGCCAGCGGCGCTCACATCGGTCCGGTCGGTTCCGATCCGGTCGCCATGCGGCCCGCGCTTCAGCTCTTCTTCATCTGCGCGATGTTCGTCATCCTCGCACGTGAGTTCCCTGGAAAACATCCGGCCGGCGTTCATCGTCACACGTCTTGGAAGTTGATTGTGCTTTTCAGATGCTGAGGACAAATCCAGCGACTTCAGGAGGGTGAGGCATTTTCTCCTTTATTTCGCGTCACGATTTAGGGATGACGGCAAAAACGCAGAGAAGCTGGGAAACctcaaaaaaaagggaagattTCTTCTTTAAAGTCAAAAAGCCAAACGAGGTACATGGGAGAAGACTCAATCGACAAAAGTCCAGAAAAGCAGGTTGAGACAGAGAAACAAAGAACGAAGGGAAAGTGGCACGCGGGGACGGCTCAGGCTCGCCGGCACCGCGATCCGACAAAGACAGAGAGAAACCGGCAAACTGACACACCTGGACGAGACACGAGTAACCGGAGGGAGAAACCGGGCTCCCGAAAACCAAACGAGCAGACGCCGCGAACACGTGACACAGGAAAACTTGACAAAACGCGAGACGAAGTCAGTCCGATCAATCAAATCACGACGTTTTCCGGCCTTGGCGCTCGCAAGGACTCTCTGTAAACTTTGCGTTCGCACGGTCGGGTCTCCGCTAACGTCAAGTTTTCCCCGTTTGTCGCTGACGTCGGTCCGTTTGTTTGCTCGCAGCCCGAGTGCAGCGGTACCACCCTGACCCGAGCGTGCCCTCTCAACTACTCGCCCGTGTGCGGCAGCGACGGCGTCACCTACTCCAACGAGTGCGCTCTGTGCGTCCGCAGATTGTGAGTTTGCATCTGTCGCGGCGCCTTCGCCAGCTcacgttttcgaacaaattctCACGTGCTATTTGGAACAAAAAGCGTCAACACGTTCCAACGGCCTCATAACACATCACGGCACGGGGTCAACGCACTACCATGGGCGCGTGACACATCATGACACGGCGTCAACACACTACAACGGGCCCGTGACACATCATGACACGGCGTCAACACACTACAACGGGCCCGTGACACATCATGACACGGCGTCAACACACTATAACGGGCCCGCGACACATCATGACACGGCGTCAACACACTACAACGGGCCCGCGACACATCATGACACGGCGTCAACACACTATAACGGGCCCGTGACACATCATGACACGGCGTCAACACAGTATAACGGGCCCGCGACACATCATGACACGGCGTCAACACACTACAACGGGCCCGCGACACATCATGACACGGCGTCAACACACTACAACGGGCCCGCGACACATCATGACACGGCGTCAACACACTACAACGGGCCCGCGACACATCATGACACGGCGTCAACACACTACAACGGGCCCGCGACACATCATGACACGGCGTCAACACACTACAACGGGCCCGCGACACATCATGACACGGCGTCAACCCGTTACAAGGGGCTCGTAACACACCATGACAGATTATTTGGACTCCTCACGCATCATACTACTGTCATAACATCTGACCCAGTTGTCGTAACGCATAGTATGACATGGGTAGGCCTGCTGTCACAAGTCAAGGACCCCCTTGTCGTTTTTTCCTCGCCGTCTGCGACACACCCataatactgtaaatgtgtgaCAAACCTCTGAGTCCTGACCCAGCAGTTGAGTTGAGAAAGGCCGACGTTGCAAATCCTCCATCTATTTTCAAGTTGAGTCGTAACGCatcatcgagacaaacaactttGATACGCGGTCGGACGTGGCACGCCGGAACGTCTTTGCGACATCAAGTGTTCAGCCGTAACGCAGCGTAATGCACGAAAAGTCACGAGAAGCGGTCCTCGTACGGTCCGGGGACGGAGCGTAGGGGGCGCCCCGGAGCACAAATCAAACCGCTGCTCGAGAGTCTCACGCCGGCCGGCCGCAAAGCCTTCCGGTCTACGCCTGGAACGCACACACACGTTTTCAAACAAACGCACAGACTCCTGTGaccgtgcgcgtgtgtgtttgtgtttgcgcaGGGAAAAGAAGTCGGATATTGTCATCGTGAAGGACGGCCCCTGTTGACGACATCACATCATCGCCTCGTTTTCACTGTATAACACTGTAAACGTTTGTCGATTTTTCATGTTGTTCCGAAAAAAAAGAGTCGACATTTGGAGTACGTTTTAGAGTCGAGTGTTCAAGACAAAAGTGAAGAAGGAATTTCAATGTGAAGATTTGTACCCAAAGGAAATAAAGGAAGATTGAATGTCAAGGTACTGACGTGTCGTGCTTACTCCCGCTCGCGCTAACATGATTGCGCAGGCAGACGCAGACCTCCACCCTTTGACGTTTCGACCCGGTAGCATGACGCTAACGTGAGGTTGAGGGGCTACGAGAACGACGCTCTCATGTGGCTAACGTGGTGCCGAGTTGACTTCGGTGAGGCAAAGAGAATCCGTGAGGTGTCCAGTCAAGCGTGACTTCCGCACTTTGTTTCTGCGTCCGCCTCCACATTGTCtcagccacttcctgtttcccgtCTGCAGGCTTCTGATTGTCTTTGGcggcgaggaggaggaaaggaaaGGGAAGGAAACTCCACCAGCTCCGAGGCGCTCGCTTCCTGTCCGCAATGCGAAACTTCATTGGTCTCGTCATCCTCGCGGTGTACAAAATGACAAAGGTTGTCCGGAAGATTACTGGCCACGGACCTCTTCAAAATCAAGTGCGGAAAACGGGCACTCAGCATCAGTCAAGACTCACCCCGCGAGCAGGGGGCTGCAGAGCATCCCGTGCAGGACCACCAAGACATCagctccccccccaccccacccacaccaccccaccccacccgcctATTCATCCCTGCACTTCAATTCTTTGCAAGTACAAAGGACCTTGTACATAGAATGTAAATATTACGTACAATTGGAGCGTCTTGcgtttgcatttttcaaatccCAACTGCATTTGCACCTTTGCGCCCATtcacagctgcaaagaagttAGGATCTCGTCTTATCggttctcattttctttttccacgtATGTGTCGCAAGTCTCGAGGCTTATTGGACTGGGCTGGGTCTTTTCGGCGCAACATCTCGTGTAAACGGGCCTTTCAACTCCTCAGCCATCAAGATGACTCGTTGGGACGAACCgggaaaggaaaacaaagaagaTTCCGGAAGAAAGAGCAAAGGGACGCTGGAAAGTCAGCTCAAGTTGGGCGTCTGAGTTCAGTTGCTTTGCTTTCTGCCGGCGCTCGTGGCAACAAAGGCGAGCAAACATCAAATTGGATGCAAATGTCGACAAAACAAGTGCACAAAAGTCTCGTCATATGGACAGCTCCATTTATCCAGCCGGCCATTTACGCATCCGTTTCGCGccctggccaatcgcagggcacaaacaaacTAACGAGCACCGACGGGGGGAGCAacgggagtacccggagaaaagccacgcacgTCCACGCAGAGGACACAACCCCCTGACGCTCTAACCGGCTGCCATTTGTACAGGATATGTCAAAGAAAAAATACGGCACGGTGGGTGACTGGTGAAACCGtggggctcacagttctgaggaccccggtttgCACGTTCTGTGGCCGTGTGGTTTTTCTCCCGGGgttccgctttcctcccgcatcccaaaacagGCCTTCGTCGGAGACTCTGAAGTGCCCTGAAATGCGACCGGCCGGTTACCTTTCGATgcgcccccgcctcctgcccgaagagagtcgggatcggctccagcgggacccctgtgaggata
The sequence above is drawn from the Syngnathoides biaculeatus isolate LvHL_M chromosome 11, ASM1980259v1, whole genome shotgun sequence genome and encodes:
- the LOC133508583 gene encoding probable pancreatic secretory proteinase inhibitor isoform X2, producing the protein MRPALQLFFICAMFVILAHAEDKSSDFRRPECSGTTLTRACPLNYSPVCGSDGVTYSNECALCVRRLEKKSDIVIVKDGPC
- the LOC133508583 gene encoding probable pancreatic secretory proteinase inhibitor isoform X1; amino-acid sequence: MGEDSIDKSPEKQVETEKQRTKGKWHAGTAQARRHRDPTKTERNRQTDTPGRDTSNRREKPGSRKPNEQTPRTRDTGKLDKTRDEPECSGTTLTRACPLNYSPVCGSDGVTYSNECALCVRRLEKKSDIVIVKDGPC